A region of Chitinophaga horti DNA encodes the following proteins:
- a CDS encoding TlpA disulfide reductase family protein: protein MKHTLFLSAAVLTTVTASAQKPFTLKGKYHGSPISHIYLQYADASGKYLKDSARVVNGAFAFSGNLSGTTMAGLLGNPAARSMDDPNIAYVFLEPADMTVDVTANKFKDIKMTGSVTQNEMAALDKQKAALKKEWEPFMRKLDSVNKIDNFKFQEMKSGLKPYQEQMKKFDFAYIDKHPDTYLAAYLLRGHAMSLPTDQLQKYYDGLGADLKTTIGKSMHDELERRKIGVPGTTAYAFASTDINGAPFNLADYKGKYVLIDFWASWCLPCRKGNPHLKKLYAEYKDKGFEIVGVSDDDSKPDAWRKAVNDDGIGIWKHVLRGMDREKLMAGIFNPNDLSKRYGIATLPTKILVDKEGNIIGRYSGGEEDDAKMDAQLQSIFK, encoded by the coding sequence ATGAAACACACATTGTTTTTATCCGCAGCGGTGTTGACGACAGTCACCGCATCTGCCCAAAAGCCATTTACGCTCAAAGGCAAGTATCACGGTAGCCCGATCAGCCACATCTACCTTCAATACGCCGATGCTTCGGGTAAATACCTGAAGGACAGTGCCAGGGTGGTAAACGGTGCGTTTGCCTTCTCCGGTAACCTGTCTGGCACCACGATGGCCGGCTTGCTGGGTAACCCCGCTGCGCGTAGCATGGACGACCCCAATATCGCTTATGTCTTCCTCGAACCGGCTGATATGACGGTGGACGTTACTGCCAACAAGTTCAAAGACATTAAGATGACGGGCTCTGTTACACAGAACGAGATGGCGGCGCTTGACAAACAAAAGGCCGCGCTGAAAAAGGAGTGGGAGCCGTTCATGCGTAAACTCGATTCGGTGAACAAGATCGACAACTTTAAGTTCCAGGAAATGAAATCAGGCTTAAAGCCTTACCAGGAGCAGATGAAGAAGTTTGATTTTGCTTACATCGATAAACATCCCGATACTTATCTGGCTGCTTACCTGCTGCGCGGGCATGCAATGTCGCTGCCAACCGACCAGCTGCAAAAGTATTACGACGGTCTGGGGGCTGATCTGAAAACAACGATCGGCAAAAGTATGCACGACGAACTCGAACGTCGTAAGATCGGCGTGCCGGGCACAACAGCCTATGCATTCGCATCTACCGACATTAACGGTGCACCTTTTAACCTGGCAGACTATAAAGGCAAATATGTGCTGATCGACTTCTGGGCCAGCTGGTGTTTACCCTGCCGCAAAGGCAATCCGCACCTGAAAAAGTTATATGCCGAGTATAAGGACAAAGGCTTCGAGATCGTTGGTGTATCGGACGATGACAGCAAACCGGATGCATGGCGTAAGGCGGTAAACGACGATGGCATCGGCATCTGGAAGCATGTGCTGCGGGGGATGGACAGGGAAAAGCTGATGGCGGGTATTTTTAATCCGAATGACTTGTCAAAACGCTACGGCATTGCTACCTTGCCAACGAAGATACTGGTCGATAAAGAAGGTAATATTATTGGTCGTTATAGTGGGGGAGAAGAGGATGATGCGAAGATGGACGCCCAGTTACAATCCATATTTAAATAA
- a CDS encoding RagB/SusD family nutrient uptake outer membrane protein yields MKKSRYYISALLLLSLAGASCNKQLDELRPHNVIFEEQQFSSPAGYTRALWGAYSSIAGLAVTGGFNYNDIQLFLGEAHGNNIRALDAGVNKNTNAFNYLNSAEKDLSYTHDYWRGSYQALLLINKILDNVKPEETNAEILQAKGEALFLRAYVYFNISRVYGKPYYQDAANSPAVMLVTTANNGTAFAPPRATVKQVYEQVIADLQAALPLLKAQKTNSFASRYAVFGLLSRVYLYMGGTFTQPDVEANKKAREYADSVILHGGYTLLQGAAYTSYYASDAPGNKEDIFAVNAQYNNGSISSLFAMPSQINYSGGLYRPSPDLLAQYQPADLRKKFFVKNVTPGNPNDTLASVKYMLGYVSIYSPSPNRYLRLAEVYLNRAEAAVKAGDNGAALTDLNVIRNRAGIGDTANITGLPLFNEILKQRRMELAFEGHNSFDYFRNGLPMIRNYTSGSSGTMNISATDPKILQRIPADEITGNGNLTQNEQ; encoded by the coding sequence ATGAAAAAATCAAGATACTATATATCCGCACTGCTGCTGTTGTCGCTGGCAGGTGCATCCTGTAACAAACAGCTGGACGAGCTGCGTCCGCATAACGTGATCTTCGAAGAGCAACAGTTTTCGTCACCAGCCGGTTATACGAGAGCCTTATGGGGCGCTTATTCCAGTATTGCGGGACTTGCTGTAACCGGAGGTTTCAACTATAACGACATTCAGCTGTTCCTGGGCGAGGCACATGGTAACAACATCCGCGCACTGGATGCGGGTGTAAACAAAAACACGAACGCCTTCAACTACCTTAATTCTGCGGAAAAGGACTTGTCCTATACCCACGATTACTGGCGCGGCAGCTACCAGGCGTTACTGCTCATCAACAAAATACTCGACAATGTTAAGCCCGAAGAAACGAATGCCGAAATCCTGCAGGCAAAAGGGGAAGCATTGTTCCTGCGCGCATACGTGTACTTTAACATCTCCCGCGTATATGGCAAACCTTATTACCAGGACGCGGCGAATAGTCCGGCCGTGATGTTGGTGACCACCGCTAATAATGGTACGGCATTCGCGCCGCCACGGGCGACCGTGAAGCAGGTGTATGAACAGGTGATCGCCGACTTACAGGCGGCGTTGCCCTTACTGAAGGCCCAGAAAACGAACAGTTTCGCATCCCGCTATGCGGTGTTTGGCCTGCTCTCCCGCGTATACTTATACATGGGCGGTACTTTCACCCAGCCAGATGTGGAGGCTAATAAAAAAGCCCGGGAGTATGCTGATTCGGTGATCCTGCATGGAGGTTACACGCTGTTACAGGGCGCTGCATATACGAGCTACTATGCATCTGACGCACCGGGCAACAAAGAAGACATCTTCGCAGTAAACGCCCAGTATAACAATGGCTCCATCTCCAGCTTGTTCGCGATGCCTTCTCAGATCAATTATAGTGGCGGATTGTATCGCCCTTCACCAGATCTGCTGGCGCAATACCAGCCTGCTGATCTGCGTAAAAAATTCTTCGTGAAAAATGTGACGCCCGGCAACCCGAACGATACGCTGGCCAGTGTTAAGTACATGTTAGGCTATGTATCGATTTATAGTCCATCGCCCAACCGCTACCTGCGCCTGGCAGAAGTGTACCTGAACCGCGCAGAGGCGGCGGTAAAGGCGGGTGACAATGGCGCGGCGCTTACCGACCTGAATGTCATCCGCAACCGCGCTGGTATCGGTGATACGGCTAATATCACCGGGCTGCCACTGTTCAATGAGATACTCAAACAACGCCGGATGGAACTGGCGTTTGAAGGACATAACAGCTTCGATTACTTCCGTAACGGGCTGCCGATGATCCGTAACTATACATCCGGTAGCTCCGGTACGATGAACATCAGTGCCACGGACCCGAAAATACTGCAACGTATACCGGCAGACGAAATCACCGGCAATGGTAACCTTACTCAAAACGAACAATAG
- a CDS encoding FecR family protein: MLTENEEKVRMLLGRYYQGTIAGAEAAELAELLKDDRYDGIAEETLMAFSGEVLPWHDEQVALDRMVERLKDVTAGTAKPFWRRPLLRWTAAAAVLVLAATATYQFWPRPQAPAVAAARYANDVQPGSNRAVLTLDDGKQVVLDDAGNGQIAQQGQYIANIAPGRIAYTVNSTIPGPLKYNKLSTPKGGKFQLVLPDGTEVWLNANSSLYYETTLSGNERVVELRGEGYFKVAPHVLRPFIVKMPGGRKVEVLGTEFNASAYEEDEVITTTLVNGAVKADGTLLRPGQQARSGSNGVQLQQDADVTAAIAWKNGMFVFNDASIEDVMKQLDRWYDLEVVYEKGAVKERFNGTISREVPLSKVLELFELTGLVHFKINGKTITVNS, from the coding sequence ATGTTAACGGAAAACGAAGAAAAAGTCCGTATGCTCCTGGGCAGGTACTATCAAGGTACGATTGCCGGTGCGGAGGCTGCGGAGCTGGCTGAATTGCTGAAGGACGACCGTTACGACGGTATCGCGGAGGAAACGCTGATGGCGTTTTCCGGCGAGGTTTTGCCCTGGCATGACGAGCAGGTGGCGTTAGACCGGATGGTGGAGCGTTTAAAAGATGTAACGGCAGGTACGGCAAAACCTTTCTGGAGGCGCCCCTTACTACGCTGGACCGCCGCCGCGGCAGTATTGGTACTGGCAGCGACGGCCACTTACCAGTTCTGGCCACGCCCGCAGGCACCAGCGGTAGCGGCCGCCCGTTACGCCAACGATGTGCAGCCTGGCAGCAACCGCGCCGTGCTCACACTCGACGATGGTAAGCAGGTAGTACTCGACGATGCCGGTAACGGTCAGATAGCGCAACAGGGCCAGTACATTGCGAACATTGCGCCCGGACGTATTGCGTATACGGTGAATAGTACCATACCCGGACCGCTTAAATATAATAAGCTCTCCACGCCTAAAGGAGGTAAGTTCCAGTTGGTACTGCCGGATGGCACAGAAGTATGGCTGAATGCGAACAGCTCATTATACTACGAAACAACGCTCTCCGGAAACGAAAGAGTGGTGGAGTTGAGAGGGGAAGGCTATTTTAAAGTGGCGCCGCATGTGTTGCGCCCCTTCATTGTAAAAATGCCGGGCGGACGTAAAGTAGAAGTATTAGGAACGGAGTTCAATGCCAGTGCGTACGAAGAAGATGAGGTGATCACAACTACGCTGGTGAATGGTGCAGTAAAGGCAGACGGAACGTTGCTACGTCCGGGTCAGCAGGCCCGCTCCGGCAGCAATGGCGTACAACTGCAGCAGGATGCAGATGTAACGGCGGCCATAGCGTGGAAGAATGGCATGTTCGTGTTTAACGACGCCTCCATAGAAGACGTCATGAAACAACTCGACAGGTGGTATGATCTGGAAGTCGTATATGAAAAAGGAGCAGTAAAGGAGCGATTCAACGGCACCATCTCGCGTGAGGTGCCATTAAGCAAAGTGTTGGAGTTATTTGAATTAACAGGGCTAGTACATTTTAAAATAAACGGCAAAACAATAACAGTAAACTCCTGA
- a CDS encoding SusC/RagA family TonB-linked outer membrane protein, whose protein sequence is MSILLLLSTIALKAQTVTLKLRDEQLSKAFKEIEKQTGYTFIYGRDQLKGARPVTVNAINSPLNGVLALLFANQDLTYAIKDNKYIVVSAKQRLNNSNAVPNESIQFLLSGRVTDDGGTPLPGVSVRVLPTATGVTTTATTNDNGSFSLNAPDRSELQFSFIGHEPVTVEARAGKALSVVLKRTASKLEETVITGYTAKSAKELTGAVQRVTGEQLRNSVITPNALSMLKGKTTGLYITENSGESGAKGQVIERGQSSMATPTNGYFGPLIVVDGVITNYQNMQDAVNPADVEDIAILKDASSTAIYGSRAAQGVIVITTRRGKAGRTGVNLNMQYGMIQPVRDIRFMNTTELISFMDKQMQRYWEQTPSIQAQFPNVADFIQQRRVYNDADKANNFNWEDAIYSNGNFRNTELNISSGNDKTKFYGGVAWYKENGALYDNSFDRKSVRLNIDQQVSKQFSVAFNVSSIIDKTIKRNGIPELYMIQPFQSPYKADGTYADSLPVKQSSNYGPVFTTWTQNFLAETAYDNTAITRVQNHLGAIKLKYDLFPWLSVQSANSINYMNTNANSYLDPRSYSGKFGGYPYLFNAASLIIPNGTLTIRDTRYTDYLTSNTINFRKYFGKHSVAVLAGQEWGKRTTEVMAADMYNVLPGERNAGAAKGYGSAVYLAYYTPATPPAAPIGSLQERATFSVFGQADYNYDQRYFASGSVRTDATTNFGRAKRYGTFYSISGGWLLSREGFLDGVKAINNLKLRAVYGTSGRDLGDGYLNTTFYTDGPRYGAQSNIGSSISQLANPDISWETMYSTNVGLDVSVWNRIDATIDLYHKRSSGLLQNVSLTSAQGSLTQYQNVGEIVNKGLELMLNGHAVKTKDFNWMINFNISFNKNELTSLYQDSLRDSYSNTYYRKLGEDINVIKAIEFVGINPDNGNMIHRNYDAAGKAVDVEGIGATTNLANWRPVGSATPKFFGGFTNTFKYRQFTLSAEWWFQYGNYVMMSLVNNFQSPTAPRLGRNNVLFGDNQHVWEGPGDTKANYPDVFSTNPNAWSALTYRSSRLWGDASHARLRNVRFTYELPRKLIQQWKMQQFSAYVSGDNLWVLKRKDFVGADPEGATLSSNTAFGGVGTGFANPRRFVAGINVGF, encoded by the coding sequence TTGTCCATCTTACTTCTTTTATCTACCATCGCCCTCAAGGCACAAACCGTAACATTGAAACTGCGCGACGAGCAGTTGTCCAAAGCATTTAAAGAAATCGAAAAACAAACAGGTTACACTTTCATTTATGGCAGAGACCAGCTGAAAGGTGCCCGTCCGGTTACGGTCAATGCGATCAATTCGCCACTCAATGGCGTACTGGCATTATTGTTCGCCAACCAGGACCTTACATACGCGATTAAAGACAACAAGTACATCGTGGTATCCGCGAAGCAGCGTTTGAATAATAGTAATGCAGTGCCCAACGAGAGCATCCAGTTTTTGTTGTCGGGGCGTGTCACCGATGATGGCGGTACGCCGCTGCCGGGCGTGAGTGTTCGGGTGCTGCCCACCGCAACGGGCGTAACTACTACTGCTACCACGAACGATAACGGGTCGTTCAGTCTCAATGCGCCCGACAGATCGGAACTGCAGTTCTCTTTTATCGGCCACGAACCGGTAACGGTGGAAGCCCGTGCGGGCAAAGCGTTAAGTGTAGTGCTGAAGCGTACCGCATCCAAACTGGAAGAAACGGTTATCACCGGCTACACTGCTAAAAGCGCCAAAGAACTCACCGGCGCCGTGCAGCGCGTTACGGGCGAGCAGCTGCGGAACAGTGTGATTACGCCCAACGCTTTATCTATGCTGAAAGGCAAAACCACGGGTTTGTATATTACCGAAAACTCAGGTGAGTCCGGCGCAAAGGGACAGGTGATCGAACGCGGACAGTCGTCTATGGCTACACCGACGAACGGTTACTTCGGTCCGTTGATCGTGGTGGACGGTGTGATCACGAACTACCAGAACATGCAGGACGCCGTAAACCCGGCCGACGTAGAAGATATTGCGATCCTTAAAGATGCTTCCTCCACCGCGATCTACGGTTCGCGCGCAGCGCAGGGCGTCATTGTGATCACCACCCGCAGGGGTAAGGCAGGTCGCACCGGCGTAAACCTGAATATGCAATATGGCATGATCCAGCCCGTGCGTGACATCCGTTTTATGAATACGACGGAGCTGATCTCCTTCATGGATAAACAAATGCAGCGATACTGGGAGCAAACGCCGTCTATACAGGCGCAATTCCCTAACGTGGCCGACTTCATCCAGCAACGCCGCGTGTACAACGATGCTGATAAAGCAAATAATTTCAACTGGGAAGATGCGATCTATAGCAATGGCAACTTCCGTAATACAGAGCTGAACATCAGCAGTGGTAATGATAAGACGAAGTTCTACGGCGGAGTAGCCTGGTATAAAGAAAATGGCGCCCTGTACGATAACAGTTTCGATCGCAAAAGCGTTCGTCTGAACATCGACCAACAGGTAAGCAAACAGTTTTCTGTGGCGTTCAACGTAAGCTCTATTATCGATAAAACCATCAAACGTAATGGCATTCCCGAGTTGTACATGATCCAGCCTTTCCAGAGCCCTTACAAGGCCGATGGAACATATGCCGATAGCCTGCCCGTGAAGCAATCCAGCAACTACGGACCGGTGTTTACCACCTGGACGCAGAACTTCCTGGCCGAAACGGCGTACGACAATACCGCGATCACCCGTGTGCAAAACCACCTGGGTGCCATCAAACTGAAGTACGACCTGTTCCCCTGGTTGTCTGTGCAAAGCGCCAACTCCATCAACTACATGAATACGAACGCCAATTCTTACCTCGATCCGCGTTCCTATTCCGGAAAGTTTGGCGGTTATCCATACCTGTTCAACGCTGCCAGCCTGATTATCCCGAACGGTACCCTTACCATCCGCGATACCCGTTATACCGATTACCTTACTTCCAATACCATCAACTTCCGCAAATACTTTGGCAAACATTCAGTGGCCGTGCTGGCTGGGCAGGAGTGGGGCAAACGTACCACCGAAGTGATGGCCGCCGATATGTATAATGTATTGCCTGGCGAACGTAATGCCGGTGCTGCCAAAGGTTACGGCAGCGCGGTGTACCTGGCTTATTATACTCCGGCTACGCCACCCGCAGCGCCAATCGGCAGCCTGCAGGAGCGGGCTACTTTTTCCGTGTTCGGACAGGCAGACTATAACTACGATCAGCGCTACTTCGCATCCGGTTCCGTACGTACAGATGCGACGACCAACTTCGGCCGCGCAAAAAGGTATGGCACGTTCTATTCCATCAGCGGCGGCTGGCTGCTCTCGCGTGAAGGTTTCCTCGATGGCGTAAAAGCGATCAACAACCTGAAACTGCGCGCAGTGTACGGCACTTCCGGCCGCGACCTGGGCGATGGCTATCTTAATACGACGTTCTATACAGATGGCCCGCGTTACGGCGCGCAAAGCAACATCGGTTCGTCGATCTCCCAATTGGCGAATCCCGACATCTCATGGGAAACCATGTATAGCACGAACGTAGGCCTCGATGTAAGCGTGTGGAACAGGATTGATGCAACGATCGATCTGTACCATAAACGAAGCAGTGGCCTGTTACAGAACGTGAGCCTTACCTCCGCACAAGGCTCGCTCACCCAGTACCAGAACGTTGGAGAGATCGTGAACAAAGGCCTTGAATTAATGCTGAACGGCCACGCTGTGAAAACGAAGGACTTCAACTGGATGATCAACTTCAACATCAGCTTTAATAAGAATGAACTCACTTCGCTTTACCAGGATTCACTGCGCGACAGTTATTCCAATACTTATTACCGCAAGCTGGGAGAGGACATCAACGTGATCAAAGCCATCGAGTTCGTAGGCATCAACCCTGATAATGGGAACATGATCCACCGTAACTACGATGCCGCCGGTAAGGCAGTAGATGTGGAGGGCATTGGCGCTACCACCAACCTCGCCAACTGGCGCCCCGTAGGTTCTGCTACCCCGAAGTTCTTCGGCGGCTTTACCAATACGTTTAAGTACCGCCAGTTCACCCTCAGCGCCGAATGGTGGTTCCAGTATGGTAACTATGTGATGATGTCGCTCGTGAACAACTTTCAGTCGCCCACGGCGCCGCGCCTGGGCCGTAACAACGTATTATTCGGCGATAACCAGCACGTATGGGAAGGCCCCGGCGATACCAAAGCTAATTACCCGGATGTGTTCAGCACCAACCCCAATGCATGGAGTGCGCTCACTTACCGCTCCTCCCGCCTATGGGGCGACGCGAGCCACGCGCGTTTGCGTAATGTGCGCTTTACGTACGAGCTGCCGCGTAAACTCATCCAGCAATGGAAAATGCAGCAGTTCAGCGCCTACGTAAGCGGCGATAACCTGTGGGTGTTGAAACGTAAGGACTTTGTAGGGGCCGATCCGGAAGGCGCAACGCTGAGCAGCAATACGGCCTTTGGCGGTGTAGGTACAGGCTTCGCTAACCCGCGTCGTTTCGTAGCAGGTATTAATGTTGGGTTTTAA